A window of the Cicer arietinum cultivar CDC Frontier isolate Library 1 chromosome 6, Cicar.CDCFrontier_v2.0, whole genome shotgun sequence genome harbors these coding sequences:
- the LOC140920922 gene encoding uncharacterized protein gives MLKSELNEKWRQWKGDLKSMAYDPTKTEEEVASLVPDDRVDPNQYRGLVHHWFSDEGQKISKINRQNRAKFEDVHYKKGKGVLPGRKEIYIDTRTRKDGAIVNGKAARLIEELKKHNNEAGTSQSTQDTQGSMSWKDDIFYQVQGPDKNGRVRCMGKIPHSKKSKVCASENEELRERVKNMENLLANVMTLIQNRFSGADVNDIIQAARQVPDATSAQNHLNSLSPNNNENNENGED, from the exons ATGTTAAAATCTGAGCTGAATGAGAAATGGAGGCAATGGAAGGGTGATCTAAAGTCAATGGCATATGACCCTACTAAAACAGAAGAAGAAGTTGCATCTCTTGTACCAGATGATAGGGTTGACCCAAATCAATATCGTGGTTTGGTTCATCATTGGTTTTCTGATGAAGGACAA aaaataagtaaaattaataggcAAAATCGTGCTAAATTTGAAGATGTTCATT ATAAAAAGGGCAAAGGAGTGTTGCCTGGACGTAAAGAGATTTACATTGATACCCGCACTCGTAAAGATGGAGCAATTGTCAATGGAAAGGCTGCAAGATTGATT gaagaactaaaaaaacataataatgagGCTGGAACTTCTCAATCAACCCAAGACACACAAGGTTCTATGTCTTGGAAGGATGACATATTTTATCAAGTACAAGGACCTGATAAAAACGGACGTGTGCGATGTATGGGCAAGATTCCTCATTCTAAAAAATCGAAGGTTTGTGCATCTGAAAATGAAGAGTTGCGCGAAAGAGTTAAGAATATGGAAAACTTGTTAGCAAATGTGATGACTTTAATTCAAAATCGATTTTCTGGAGCAGATGTTAATGATATAATACAAGCTGCAAGACAG GTTCCTGATGCTACTAGTGctcaaaaccatttgaattcacttagtccaaacaacaacgaaaataatgaaaatg gtgaagattaa